The segment TGCTTTGATCACTATTACAGCAAAGTACGTATTCTGGCCACTGTTTGTTTTAGGAATTGTCCTTTTAGACAAGCATGTTATAGGTATATACGATGAGAGCATATATAAAGCACTGATGTTGCTAGCTATTATTCCAGTTTCTGGGTCCAGTATAATACTTGCTAATATTTTGAATTATCAACCAGATAAAGCTACTCTGTTGCTTCTAATCAGTACTGCAGTGGGACTATTTTATGTTCCACTAATAATATCATTATTTTTTACTAAACTTGTTCCTTTTTGATCAAAAAATTGAGCGCTTCCACAACCATTATTTTGGTAAAGTCAATCTCTAGCTATACACTGCTATTCCACGTCAAGAACAACCATAAGTTCATTAGGGTTCACATAACCTAAAGCATTTTTTGCTTGCTCATCAAGCAGATCTAAATCTAAGCTTTTTTCATATAAGCTAAATACTTTGTTGTCCAACTTTTCCTTTTCAGAAGAGACATCTTTTAGCAAAAGTTTATTGTACTCGATTTCTTTTTTTAAGTCTATTAGCGTCAATAAGCCACGTTTACCTGTAATTGTGCTAATGCTGAAATATAATGTAAGAGAAGAAATGAGTAAGGCTGCGCTTAAACACAGTAACTTTTGCTTCTTTTTAGATATAAGCACCGTACTTTCACATATAAAAAATATATAACATGAAAAGGTGAACAAAAAGCTAAGAACCTTGACGCGCTTTACACCTTGGCTTTACCTTATTTATAATGTAAATCTTACCACCCCTTTTCACAACTTTACAATTTTTATCTCTGTTACGATGAGACTTTAGCGACCCTTTGACTTTCATATCTATAGTAAGAATTAAATTACTTTACATTATAATCACTTATCAAGAGTTAGTCAATTGATAACATTTTATTAAAATATTGTATAATTGTTGCTGATACTTCTTCGATTGACTTTTGCGTGACATCAATAATTGGCCAGTTATTCTGCTTAAATAGTTCCTCTGCTTCTTTAATTTCCTTTTCTACTTTTTCAGGGTTAGCATATATATTATTATCTTCGTTGTTAATTGAAGTAAGTCTATTTTTGCGTATTTCTATTAGCCTACTTACGTCTATTGTTACCCCTATCGTTAGTTTATTTTTTAATTTTGCCAAGTCGACATAAAAGGGTACTCCACTAACAAAAGGAATATTTGCAACCTTATAGCCTCGGTAAGCTAAATACGTACTGGTGGGAGATTTTGATGTACGTGAAACTCCAACCAAAATTATATCTGCTTTATCAATATCTTGAATATTTTGTCCATCATCATGATTAATAGTGTAGTTTATTGCCTCAATGCGCTGAAAATATTCGTTATTTATCTCAGTATGCAAGTCAAGCTTTTCGTCTTTTTCAATTTCAAGATAGGACGAAATTTCTCTAATAATATGTGATAATATTGCTCTATAGGGAATTTTCAACTTTATACAGTTATCTTTTAGATATTTTCTTAGCTCATCATCAGTAATAGTGCATATAACAAAATTGTGCTCATCACTTTTCCTATTAATTTCCTCCAGAATTTTGTCAATCTGCTCTTCTCCTTTTACAAAAGACCAAACATATTCGATCGTTTCTATAGAACGAAAGTGTTTCAGGGCTGATTTTGCAACTGATATAACAGTTTCACCACTTGAATCTGATACTAAGTGTAGATTAAGCTTTTTAAGGGTCATGTTTTATATAGTGTTATACTAAAAATAATGGCTAGCAATCTGCTACTGAAATTATGCTAATTTGTTGACCTACGTAAATATAGAAAAACTATCCTGTTGATAAAACTCAAACTAATTGGTAAATTCTTAACACAATTATTCTCAAAACGAATGTTTTTATTAAAGCCCACAAATTTCTCTTATTTTTCCAAGAAAGCTCTACCTTGGCTTGGGGTTATTTGTTTCGTATGTTTTTTAATTGGAATGTCTTTGGCGTTATTCTTCTCTCCAGAAGATTATAAACAAGGAGAAATTGTACGAATCATGTACATTCATGTGCCTTCTGCATGGCTTGCTCTTGGAATATATGGATTAATTGCATCACTTAGTTTCATTTCATTGGTGTGGAACAATAGCATTGCTAGTGTCTTGGCACATGCTGCTGCTCCTGCAGGGACAGTCTTTTCGGCAATATGTTTAATCACAGGCAGCATCTGGGGAAAAGGAACCTGGGGCACTTGGTGGGTATGGGATGCAAGGCTTACTTCGATGCTGATTTTATTTTTCCTATATGTTGGCTACCTTTCATTGTGGAGCGCTTTTGATAATGAAGCGAGGGCAGAAAAATCAGCAGCAGTATTTGCCATCTTTAGTGCTATAAATATTCCTATAGTAAAATTTTCCGTGAATTTATGGTCTACTCTCCATCAGCCAGCAAGTATTCTAAGAAGAGGTGGAATAGCAATAGAAAGTTCTTTACTGTTGCCACTCATTGTAATGTTTATGTTTTGTGCCACATTTTTTTTAGTAGTGTGGATACTCTATTCACTTTACTTAATTAATTTATATAAGATAAAGAGGGAAATCAGTATGCGGTATTAGACGGTTTTGCAATTTTATAGGAAAAATGTTTAATCTGATTTAAAAACTCTTTATTTAAGAGGTGTAGAAGAGGCATAGATTTCTCTTTCTATTTGTAGCGTACTGCATTAATATTTATGTATTAATCTAGAAAATAATGATGAATAACATTGTAATTGTTGGTCTGCAATGGGGTGACGAAGGCAAGGGTAAAATAGCAGATTATCTTTCTGAGAATGCAGATGTAGTTGTGAGATTTCAGGGAGGAAATAATGCAGGGCACACTATAGTCACAGATGATGAGGTTTATAAATTAAATTTACTGCCCTCTGCTGTTTTGAGGCCAGGCAAAATATCTATCATAGGAAATGGCGTTGCTCTTGATTCACACGCTCTAATCTCAGAAATAGAGTCATTGAAAGTTAAAGGAGTAGACGTAAACCATAACAATTTGATGGTATCTGAAAGCTGTCCATTAATACTTAGCGTACATAAGGACAAGGAAAAGCTATTTGAAGATTTAAATGGAAATCACAAAATTGGTACAACAAACAAAGGGATAGGACCATGTTATGAAGATAAAGTTGGGAGGAGAGCTATACGCCTTTGTGACTTAGAAAACGCAGATGAGCTCAATAGAAGGGTAGATACTCTTTTGAATTACCATAATGCTATCAGAAAAGGCCTTAACTACCAGGTGGTTAAAAAAGAAGAAATATTAAAGGAAATTCAAGAGATTTCAGAAAAAATTCTTTCATATAAAAAACCTGTGTGGAAGATATTAAATGACTTTATGAAAGAAGGTAAGAAAATAATATTTGAAGGCGCCCAAGGCACATTTTTAGATATTGACCACGGAACTTACCCTTTTGTTACTTCAAGTAATACTGTAGCGTCGCAAGCAATAACAGGCTCAGGATTAGCCTCCAATGCTTACATTATTGGTGTGGCAAAAGCTTATACAACAAGAGTAGGCAATGGTCCATTCCCTACTGAGCAAAAGAACGAAGTGGGGGATAGCTTATTTACTATAGGCAAGGAACTTGGAACAGTGAGCAATAGAAGAAGGCGCTGCGGATGGTTTGACGCAGTTTTAGTGCGCCAGGCTGTGCAACTCTCTGGAATTTCAAGCATTGTATTAACCAAATTAGATGTGCTTGATTCTTTTGATACAATTAAAATATGCAGTGGTTACAAGTATAGCGGAAAAATGTATGATTATTTACCCGCATCGCATTCAATACAAGAGGAATTAGAGCCAATATATGAAGAATTTCCTGGCTGGAAAGAAAACACTCAAGGTAAAAGGTCGATTGAAGCATTGCCTATCAATTTAATAAAATATATAGAAGGGTTAGAAAAATTAATAGGTGTACCAATTCATCTAATCTCAACTAGTCCAAAGAGAGAGGATGTTATTAAGCTTAAAGATTTCTGAAAACGTCTTTGTATCTTAGAGCCTGTACGTAATCTCAAAAAAGAGATAAAGTGAGAGGATAAAGTATATAAAGCAGGATATGTGAAGTTTATACCCAAGTGACATAAGTCGAGAAAAGTTTGAGATTATTGTAGCAGATCTGGAATCTTGCAGAAAGAAGATAAAACCAAGAACACTTGATTTACATGATATATTTTGTGGAGTGTTATACGTGTTAAAAAGTGGTTGCCAGTGGAGAATGGTACCAAAAGAGTTCCAAAAATGGCGCAATTGTTACGACTATTTTAAGAAGTGGAATGAAAAACCAGATGCAAATAAAGAAAGTGTTCTGGAGCTGGTATTAAAAAAAAATAATTGCGACAAAACAATGGTCGGAAAAGCTTCTGCATAATTGATGCATAGAGTATAAAAAATGCAGATACTGCTGAAGCTATGATGCAGGCAAGAAGATTTCAGGGCCGTATTGCAGTAGATACGCAAGCATGCAATTTATATAACAACAGCAAAGATCACTGACCGTAGCAGTGCTGTGAGAATGGTCGAAAATGCAAAAGAAAACCTCTCGGGAGTTAAAAATGTACTGGTTGATGCAGGCTATACTGGAGAGAATTTTGCAACTCAAATAAAAACGATTATTGGTGCAACCGTTGAAG is part of the Wolbachia endosymbiont (group A) of Anomoia purmunda genome and harbors:
- a CDS encoding FtsB family cell division protein, which produces MLISKKKQKLLCLSAALLISSLTLYFSISTITGKRGLLTLIDLKKEIEYNKLLLKDVSSEKEKLDNKVFSLYEKSLDLDLLDEQAKNALGYVNPNELMVVLDVE
- the ykgO gene encoding type B 50S ribosomal protein L36 — its product is MKVKGSLKSHRNRDKNCKVVKRGGKIYIINKVKPRCKARQGS
- a CDS encoding pyruvate, water dikinase regulatory protein; this encodes MTLKKLNLHLVSDSSGETVISVAKSALKHFRSIETIEYVWSFVKGEEQIDKILEEINRKSDEHNFVICTITDDELRKYLKDNCIKLKIPYRAILSHIIREISSYLEIEKDEKLDLHTEINNEYFQRIEAINYTINHDDGQNIQDIDKADIILVGVSRTSKSPTSTYLAYRGYKVANIPFVSGVPFYVDLAKLKNKLTIGVTIDVSRLIEIRKNRLTSINNEDNNIYANPEKVEKEIKEAEELFKQNNWPIIDVTQKSIEEVSATIIQYFNKMLSID
- the ccmC gene encoding heme ABC transporter permease CcmC, with protein sequence MFLLKPTNFSYFSKKALPWLGVICFVCFLIGMSLALFFSPEDYKQGEIVRIMYIHVPSAWLALGIYGLIASLSFISLVWNNSIASVLAHAAAPAGTVFSAICLITGSIWGKGTWGTWWVWDARLTSMLILFFLYVGYLSLWSAFDNEARAEKSAAVFAIFSAINIPIVKFSVNLWSTLHQPASILRRGGIAIESSLLLPLIVMFMFCATFFLVVWILYSLYLINLYKIKREISMRY
- a CDS encoding adenylosuccinate synthase, which produces MNNIVIVGLQWGDEGKGKIADYLSENADVVVRFQGGNNAGHTIVTDDEVYKLNLLPSAVLRPGKISIIGNGVALDSHALISEIESLKVKGVDVNHNNLMVSESCPLILSVHKDKEKLFEDLNGNHKIGTTNKGIGPCYEDKVGRRAIRLCDLENADELNRRVDTLLNYHNAIRKGLNYQVVKKEEILKEIQEISEKILSYKKPVWKILNDFMKEGKKIIFEGAQGTFLDIDHGTYPFVTSSNTVASQAITGSGLASNAYIIGVAKAYTTRVGNGPFPTEQKNEVGDSLFTIGKELGTVSNRRRRCGWFDAVLVRQAVQLSGISSIVLTKLDVLDSFDTIKICSGYKYSGKMYDYLPASHSIQEELEPIYEEFPGWKENTQGKRSIEALPINLIKYIEGLEKLIGVPIHLISTSPKREDVIKLKDF